The Candidatus Methylomirabilota bacterium sequence AAGGTCGGGATGTCCAGTTCGTCTCCCTCCATCTCTTGCAGCGTCAGCTGGGCCGGAATGCCCTCCCCCTTCCCCGCCCGGCGCCTCAAATAGGCGGGCCGTTCTCCCACCTTGTTGGCGTTGGCGTAGGCCTTGAGATCGGCGATCTTGGTCTCCTCGGCCACCCGGGCATGCTCTTGATCAAAGCCAGTGGCGATGACTGTCACCCGCACCTCGCGGTTCATCCGCTCATCGATCACCGCTCCGAAGATAATGTGGGCATCGGGATCCGCGGCTTCATAGATCATCTGACCCACCTGCCCGACCTCATGGATGCAGAGGTCCGGCCCCCCGGTGATGTTGAGCAGGACGCCCCGGGCCCCCGCGATGGAGACATTTTCCAGGAGAGGGCTGTTGATGGCCCGCTGGGTCGCCTCGACGGCACAGTCTTCTCCAACGGCGTATCCGGTTCCCATCATGGCTAACCCTCGCTCGGACATGATGGTCCGGACATCGGCAAAGTCCACATTGATCAGCCCAGGGACCACGATCAGATCAGAAATCCCTTGGACCGCCTGGCGGAGGACATCGTCGGCGAGCTTGAAGGCCTCGAGGAAGGTCGTCGTCTCCTCGGCAAGGGCGAGGAGGTGCTGATTGGGTATGGTAATGAGGGTGTCGACTTTTTGCCTGAGCTCCTGGAGCCCCCGCTCTGCCTGCGCCAAGCGCACCTTCCCTTCAAACTGGAAGGGTTTAGTCACCACGCCCACCGCGAGAACCCCGATCTCCTTGGCGAGATTGGCGATGATAGGAGTTCCCCCCGTTCCGGTCCCCCCGCCGAGCCCGGCAGTCACGAAGACCATATCCGCCCCCTCCAAGAGGCTCAAGATCTTGTCGGTATCTTCGATGGCTGCCTTGCGCCCGATATCGGGATTCGACCCCGCCCCCAATCCCTTGGTGAGCTTCTCGCCGATCTGCACCTTCCTTTCGACAGGCGAGGACTCCAGGGCTTGGGCGTCGGTATTGACAACGATGAACTCTACCCCCATCATCGCGGAGATTGCCATACGGTTGACCGCATTCGAGCCTCCCCCTCCCACACCGACGACTTTAATTTTGGCTGTCTTCCGAGGCGCCTCTTCTAAATGAAACGGCATCGCATACCCTCCTCTGTGTTGACCGTTAACCGACGACCGTTATCCGACGACCGACCGATGTGAGGTGTTGGGTGTTGGCTTTTAGGTATTGATTCCCAGCTCCATTTGAATCGAGAAGCCGTATCCAAATCCCAACACCCAAGACCTGGACTTCGGACTACGGACATTGGACTTTCCCTAAAAGAATTCCCCGAACCACTCCCGCATCCGCTCTGTCACCCGACTGAACAATGCCCCCTCTGTCACGCGTCTGAACTTACGCTGATGTCTATGCTGGGCCCCGTACTGGACAAGGCCCACCGCTGTCGCATAGATGGGGCTCGCCACGACGTCGACGAGACCCGTCACCCCTGTGGGAATTCCCCGCCTCACCGGGACCTTGAGAATTTCCTCGGCGAGCTCCGGGACCCCCGGGAGGATAGAAGAACCCCCCGTGACGACCATCCCTGCGACGGTCGCGTCTTCAAAGCCGACCCGCCGGACCTCCCGGTCGACGAGGGAGAAAATCTCTTCCAGGCGAGGCTGAATGATTTCACAGAGCATGTGCCGGCTCACGATGCGGGGGCGCCGACCACCGAGACCGCCCACCTCGATCTTTTCCTCTCTGTCGATCAGTGCGGCGAATGCACATCCATATTTCTTCTTGATCTCTTCCGCTTCGTGGACCGGCGCGCGCAGGCCGATGGCGATATCGTTGGTGACGTGATCTCCCCCAACCGATAAGACTGCGGTATGGTAGATACTGCCATCTGCAAAGACGGCAATGTCCGACGTGCCACCCCCAATATCCACCAGAATCACGCCAAGGTCCTTCTCATCGGCGGTGAGGGTCGAGAGACTCGAGGCCAGCTGCTGGAGTACGATATCTTGGACTTCCAGCCCCGCCCGGTTGCAACATTTAATGATGTTCTGCGCTGAGGTGACGGCACCGGTCACAATATGCACCTCTGACTCCAGTCGCACCCCGGTCATCCCCAGCGGCTCTTTAATCCCCCCCTGGCCGTCCACAATAAATTCCTGAGGCAGCACATGGATCACCTCGCGATCCACCGGCAGTGCCACCGCCTTGGCGGCATCGATGACTCGGTCGATATCTCTCTGGGTAATCTCACGGCTTTTCCCCGAGACTGCAATCACCCCGCGGCTGTTGATCCCCTTGATGTGGCCGCCGGCAATCCCCACGAAGACCGAAAAGACATCCACCCCAGCCATCAGCTCGGCCTCTTCCAGGGCGCGCTTGATCGAGTCCACGGTGACATCAATGTTTATCACGACCCCTTTTCGGAGACCTTTGGACGGACTGGTCCCGATGCCGATGATGTCGAGCGTCCCGTCCTCCGCCAGCTCAGCGATGACGGCACAGATCTTGGTGGTGCCGACATCTAATCCCACGATCAGGTTGTTCTGCCATCCCACCTCTCACCCTCCTTTCTCCAGGGCTTCAGAATCACCCACCCGGGAAATCTGAGATCCACATAGGCAAAACTCTCCAGCTTCTGGCCTCGATGGCGCAGGGCGATATCGAGACGCGTGAGCTGCCGGAGGGGATCTGCCGGCCCGAACCGGAGGATCGGTCGGGCCTTCGCCAGGCGCAGGGTATAGTTCCCATTTGCTTCCACGGCGACTTGTTCTACCTGTAGCTGTCGTAGCACTGGTGCCTCGCGGATCGCCCCAAGCAGCTCAAGTCCCCCCAAAAGGTGCGGATCGTCGAGATGTTGCCCCACCCGGCACTTGACCCGCGCCACGGGCCGAATCCGAGGCAGGATTCGGGGGGGACGCCCCTTCACTTCCTCGAGCATGAGGCCGTCAGCGCTCAAGAGACAAGTTTTCCCGGCGAGCAGAAAGCCCACCGGCTGTCGCTCCTCGACGGTAACGATCAAGCCAAGGGGGAGCCGCCGCTGGATTGATGCATTCCGGATCCACGGGTGCGCCATGATCCTGCCGGCGAGCTCCTCCAAATCCAATTGGAAAACGTTGACCGGCGCCTGGAGCCGAAGTTGGGAACGGACTTCCTCTGGTGTCACGTGACTATTCCCTAGCACCTGGATATCGTTCACCTCAAAATGAGAGAGCTCAAGGAGCGGCGGGTGAACCCACCACACACCCCCCACGACAAGCGTGCCCAGCACCAGGACCCCTGCGATCCGCCTCAGTATGCTCCAGGGATTTCTTTTCCGTTTCTGCCGCACCCCGCCCCCTCTGCGGTTCATAGTTCAGGGTTCATGGTTCAGAGTTCACAGTCCAAAGTCCGATGTCCAATGGCCGACGTCGCTAAGAGCGAGGAGGGGGTTCCTTCCGAGGCAGGCGACATCTGGTTTGCGTCGGCCGGGGTCCCGCCGCCGGAGCGCAGCGCAGGCGGGGGTGGCCCGCACGAGCGAATTACAACGCCTCAGCATGCGTAACGTTGCCTCCGCGCATCAAGTCCGTGAAGAATTTGGCGCCGCCGAGGAAGGTCCCTCCGAGCTTTTGGTTCACGGTTCACAGATCAAAACCCCCATCTTCCCGTGAACTCTGAACTCTGAACCATGTTACTCTTCCCCTACCGCTTGGACTTCGAGCTCAAGTTCCACACCTGTGTCCTCGTGGACCCGTCGTTGCACCACCCTGATGAGGGCCAAAACGTCCACCGCCGTGGCTCTGCCAAGATTGATGATGAAGTTTCCATGTTTCGGCGAGAGGCACGCATCGCCGACCCGTGTCCCCTTCAGCTTGACCTTCTCCACCAACCGCCCCGCATAGTCGCCAGGCGGATTCTTGAATATCGACCCCGCCGACCGCCACTCGACCGGCTGCCGACGATTCCGCTCGAGGAGATTCTCCGAGACGCGGCGCCTGATCTCGACCGGATCACCCCGCTCCAGATCGAAGTTCGCTTCCACAACCACGCATCCCGCTGGGAGAGACGAGCGTCGGTATGAAAATTCCAGCTGGTCTCGCGAGAAAATGTGCTCGTCTCCCTCTGGGAGGAGGAGCCGAACCTCCGCAAGGTGGTCCGCAATGCAGCCCCCGGCGGCACCGGCGTTTCCTTTGACTGCGCCACCCACAGTCCCCGGGATGCCGGCGAGGCACTCCATCCCGGCAAGCCCCTGCCTTGAACAGAAGGCAACCAGCCGACTGAGTCGGACGCCTGCGCCGGCCCTGATTCGCATCTCTTCACACGCCAATTGGGGAAAGACCCCAGCCATATGGAGCACCACTCCCCGGAATCCCCCGTCTCGAACCAAAAGATTGCTTCCTCCCCCCAGGACGAGATAGGGAACTTGTGCCGAGCGACAGAATGTAAGGGTAGCTTGCACATCTTCCAGCCCTTCGGGAAAGACCATGATGTCCGCGGGCCCACCAATCCCAAATGCGGTATGTTTATCAAGCGGCTCTCCGTAACGGACACGCCCCCTGATCTGTTGCTCCAGCGCTCCCCTTTTTTCTCGCTCCATCCTCTCAGTCCGGTTCACGGTTCATGATTCACAGTTCACGGTTCACGGTTCACAGTTCACAGTTCACGGCTCACAGTCCAATGTCCGATGTCCGATGTCGGCGAAACCCTACAAACCCAACAAACTCAACAAACCCAAGAATCCCAAGACCCAAAACCTGTGAACAATGCACGCTGAACTCTCAACTCTGAACCCTCAACCCTTAATCCTCAACTCTGAACTCTTGACTCTCACTCCTTCAACCCTGAACCACGAACCCTGAACTATGAACTCTCCTTTAGGCGGTGGAGGAGCTCTTCGCCCACACGCCAGATGTCTCCGGCCCCCAGCGTGATCACCATGTCCCCGGCCTGGAGGGCGGGGAGCAGGAACTCTGCAACCTCCCCCATGTCCGGTATAAATGTGACATTCCGATGCCCGTGTCCCAGGGCACCGTCGGCAATCTGCTTGCCACTCACCCCTGGGATCACGGGTTCTCCGGCCGCGTACACCTCCGTCACTACGAGGAGGTCAGCCTGGTAGAAGGCGGTAAAGAACTCCTGGAGCAGATATTTGGTCCTTGTGTACCGGTGGGGTTGAAAGACCACGACGATCCGCCGGCCAAAGCCATCCTTGGCGGCATTGAGCGTGGCATGGATCTCGGCCGGGTGGTGGCCGTAGTCATCGACGACGAGAATCCCGCGGGCCTCTCCTTTTATTTGGAACCGACGATCGACGCCGGCGAACTCCTCCAGCCCTTCCCGGATCACATCAAGCTCGAGGTCCAAATCGAGACCCACCGCGACGGCGGCCAACGCGTTGCTCACATTGTGGACTCCTGGGACCCTGAGTCGAAACTTGCCCAAGACTTCCTGGCGCGCCACCACGACAAACTCCGATCCCATCCCCTGCAGGATGATCTCCCGCGCGGTGATGTCGGCCTGGGTCCTCAACCCATAGGTGATAAAACGCTTTTCCACACGAGGGAGGAGGGCTTGGATATTCTCTTGGTCGAGGCACAGGATCGCGGACCCGTAAAAGGGGACCTTATTGATGAACTGAAGAAAGGTCTCTTGAACATGTGTCAGGTCCCTGTAGTAATCCAAATGCTCGGCATCAATGGTTGTCACCACAGCCAGGGTGGGAGAAAGCTTGAGAAACGAACCGTCGCTCTCATCTGCCTCTGCCACCAGGAAGTCTCCCCGCCCCAGCTTCGCATTGGTCCCTAAACTTCCCAATCGACCGCCGATAACGATGGTGGGGTCCAGGCCCCCCTTGGCCAGCACGGTGGCCACCATGGACGTCGTCGTGGTCTTACCGTGGGTCCCGGCTACCGCCACTCCGTACTTCAGCCGCATCAGCTCCGCCAACATCTCCGCCCGGGGGATCACTGGAATCAGTTGCTGCCGGGCTGTGATCACCTCGGGATTATCCGGTGCCACCGCCGAGGAGCGGACGACCACATCCGCTCCCTGTACGTGCTCCGACTTATGACCAATGAAGACGCGAATCCCCAATCCCTCAAGATGATGTGTCGTTTCCGACGACGCGGCGTCGGACCCGGTGACAAGATAGTCCATGTTATGGAGGACCTCGGCGATCCCGCTCATCCCGGCTCCGCCGATTCCCACGAAATGGATATGGCGATATCGCTTCACCATTGTTTCGCTCAGGCCTCCACCCCGGCCAGTTGGCAGACGAGATCCGCTACATGGGAAGCTGCTTGCGGCCGCCCGAGGCTTTGCGATGCCCGCCCCATTGCGGCAAGCGTTGTCGCGTCGTCGAGCAACTCTTGAAGCTCGAGCGCAAGACGGTGTCCTGTCAGATCCCGATCCAGGATCAGCCGAGCGCCGCCGACCCTCACGACCTCCTCCGCATTCCCCTGCTGGTGATCATTAGTGGCAAACGGATAAGGAACCAGAAGGGCCGGTTTCCCAAGCGCGATGAGCTCTGCGATGGTGGTGGCTCCGGCCCGACACACCACCAGATCCGCGGCGGCATAGGCTGAGGCCATGTCCTCAATGAAGGGGAGGATGCGGGCCTCGCCTTTCCATCCTCGGTAGCCTTCCTCAAGTACAGAATGGTCCCGCTCACCTGTTGCATGAATGAATTGAAGCCGATCGCGCAATCGGGTGAGATGTGGAAGGGCCTCCGCCACTGCC is a genomic window containing:
- the murC gene encoding UDP-N-acetylmuramate--L-alanine ligase; protein product: MVKRYRHIHFVGIGGAGMSGIAEVLHNMDYLVTGSDAASSETTHHLEGLGIRVFIGHKSEHVQGADVVVRSSAVAPDNPEVITARQQLIPVIPRAEMLAELMRLKYGVAVAGTHGKTTTTSMVATVLAKGGLDPTIVIGGRLGSLGTNAKLGRGDFLVAEADESDGSFLKLSPTLAVVTTIDAEHLDYYRDLTHVQETFLQFINKVPFYGSAILCLDQENIQALLPRVEKRFITYGLRTQADITAREIILQGMGSEFVVVARQEVLGKFRLRVPGVHNVSNALAAVAVGLDLDLELDVIREGLEEFAGVDRRFQIKGEARGILVVDDYGHHPAEIHATLNAAKDGFGRRIVVVFQPHRYTRTKYLLQEFFTAFYQADLLVVTEVYAAGEPVIPGVSGKQIADGALGHGHRNVTFIPDMGEVAEFLLPALQAGDMVITLGAGDIWRVGEELLHRLKESS
- the murB gene encoding UDP-N-acetylmuramate dehydrogenase gives rise to the protein MEREKRGALEQQIRGRVRYGEPLDKHTAFGIGGPADIMVFPEGLEDVQATLTFCRSAQVPYLVLGGGSNLLVRDGGFRGVVLHMAGVFPQLACEEMRIRAGAGVRLSRLVAFCSRQGLAGMECLAGIPGTVGGAVKGNAGAAGGCIADHLAEVRLLLPEGDEHIFSRDQLEFSYRRSSLPAGCVVVEANFDLERGDPVEIRRRVSENLLERNRRQPVEWRSAGSIFKNPPGDYAGRLVEKVKLKGTRVGDACLSPKHGNFIINLGRATAVDVLALIRVVQRRVHEDTGVELELEVQAVGEE
- the ftsZ gene encoding cell division protein FtsZ encodes the protein MPFHLEEAPRKTAKIKVVGVGGGGSNAVNRMAISAMMGVEFIVVNTDAQALESSPVERKVQIGEKLTKGLGAGSNPDIGRKAAIEDTDKILSLLEGADMVFVTAGLGGGTGTGGTPIIANLAKEIGVLAVGVVTKPFQFEGKVRLAQAERGLQELRQKVDTLITIPNQHLLALAEETTTFLEAFKLADDVLRQAVQGISDLIVVPGLINVDFADVRTIMSERGLAMMGTGYAVGEDCAVEATQRAINSPLLENVSIAGARGVLLNITGGPDLCIHEVGQVGQMIYEAADPDAHIIFGAVIDERMNREVRVTVIATGFDQEHARVAEETKIADLKAYANANKVGERPAYLRRRAGKGEGIPAQLTLQEMEGDELDIPT
- a CDS encoding FtsQ-type POTRA domain-containing protein → MRQKRKRNPWSILRRIAGVLVLGTLVVGGVWWVHPPLLELSHFEVNDIQVLGNSHVTPEEVRSQLRLQAPVNVFQLDLEELAGRIMAHPWIRNASIQRRLPLGLIVTVEERQPVGFLLAGKTCLLSADGLMLEEVKGRPPRILPRIRPVARVKCRVGQHLDDPHLLGGLELLGAIREAPVLRQLQVEQVAVEANGNYTLRLAKARPILRFGPADPLRQLTRLDIALRHRGQKLESFAYVDLRFPGWVILKPWRKEGERWDGRTT
- the ftsA gene encoding cell division protein FtsA, which gives rise to MGWQNNLIVGLDVGTTKICAVIAELAEDGTLDIIGIGTSPSKGLRKGVVINIDVTVDSIKRALEEAELMAGVDVFSVFVGIAGGHIKGINSRGVIAVSGKSREITQRDIDRVIDAAKAVALPVDREVIHVLPQEFIVDGQGGIKEPLGMTGVRLESEVHIVTGAVTSAQNIIKCCNRAGLEVQDIVLQQLASSLSTLTADEKDLGVILVDIGGGTSDIAVFADGSIYHTAVLSVGGDHVTNDIAIGLRAPVHEAEEIKKKYGCAFAALIDREEKIEVGGLGGRRPRIVSRHMLCEIIQPRLEEIFSLVDREVRRVGFEDATVAGMVVTGGSSILPGVPELAEEILKVPVRRGIPTGVTGLVDVVASPIYATAVGLVQYGAQHRHQRKFRRVTEGALFSRVTERMREWFGEFF